The stretch of DNA GTTTCTTCCGAAGACTTCGAAGTTTCTTCCGAAATAAGTGCAATTTCTTCAATGTCTTTTGCTATCGTTTCCGTGGTCGATGACATTTGCTCTGTGGCAGAAGCGATCTGTTCCACCATAAGTTCGAGTTCGTTGGCCTTGGTTACAATCGCTGTAAGGGCATCTCCTGACTGTGCCGAGAACGTTACACCTGTGCCGACCTTCTCGGAAACGCCTTTCATTGAATTAACGGCCCCGGTCATTTCTTCCTGAATAGCTTTAATTGTCTCACCTATTTCTGACGTTGCCTTTGCTGTCCTCTCCGCGAGTTTGCGGACTTCGTCAGCAACAACGGCAAACCCCCTCCCCTGTTCACCGGCACGAGCTGCCTCAATAGCGGCATTCAGCGCAAGAAGGTTCGTCTGATCTGCTATATCGTCAATAACACCAATAATGTTACCTATGTGTTTGGAACGATCGCCGAGAGATACAATAAGTCTTCCAAGCCCTTCAACGGTACTGGCAATCTCCTGTACTTCTGCAACTGCCTTGCGGACTATTTCTTCGCCACCCTTGGCAACAGTCACGGTATCTGCTGTATAAGTCGCAATAGAACCTACATTTTTGGCAACATCTGCAACGGTTCTTGATGTCTCTTCGGCTGAAGCTGCTACCTGGGTAGATCTTGTTGCCTGGTCTTTCGCCCTGTGAGACATTTGTCCTGCACTCTCATTCAGCTCCTGACCTTTTGCTGCAAAGCCCTGAGACGCCGACTGGACATCCTTTACAACCTCTCTCCATCTCTCAATCATATTTTTCATGGCACCAAGAAGTTGACCCACCTCATCCTGTCTCTCTACAATTATCTCCATACTCAGATCCCCTTCAGCAAGCTTATTGGCTGACTTGACGAGATACTTCAAGGGACCCAATGTCCTTTTGGTGTAGGTGTATATAAACAGGCTTGTTAAGAGAATTAATATTACGGATATACCACATATAACAAGCACAATACGATTAAAGGCGGCAAAGTAGTGGCTCTTTGGTATTCCGATATAAAGTGCCCCGATAACCAGCCCTTCCTTGTTTTTTAACGGCTCATAAGCAGTGAAGTAGCTAATTCCATCAATATCCAGTGTGCCGCGAAAAGGTTTTCCGTTTTTAATAACCATATCGCAAACGGGAGCTGAAAGTTTCATTCCGGTAATTCGTTTCCCATCTTTATTTACCATATTGGTGGAAATAAGCGTATCATTCATGTAGATGCCCGCCGATCCCCGAAATACCTCTCCCATTTTGTCAACAAGTTGGGCGTCATCATTAAGCCCATAAAAACCCATTAGAAGCTTGTTATCCTGAATGCTGATATTGGTTGCTTTTATCCTCTCTTCTAAACTGGATGTGCTATTCGACAATCCGCCGTCTTTAGAGAGAAGTAGTTCCCAGAATACCTTCACTTCTTCGTCGAGAGCAACGCCAGCTTGTCTTGACATATCGCCCCTTACCTGCCACAAACACGTAAAAGCAGTTACAACGATACTTACTATGACAACAATGGAACTGAAAATTGTAAACTTTTTTCTAAGGCTGAGACTTTTCACTCCGACTAACCCCTTTTTTACTACTTATCCAAATTTATTGATATCTTTATAAAGTATTGCAGTCCTTATTTTATTATCGTTCAATAAAAAAATAACTTAAGTAGTTGTATACAAATAACTGATGTTTTGTGCTCAAATCTTTACAGTCTGATAGCAGGAAAACAGATGTCATACTTTAAATTGAAATGCTTTCTCACGAAAAAGCCCCAGCGATGCATGCGTGACGGCATAGCCTTTATCCATAATTCACAACAAGCCGTGCGATCTCTTCAAGTGGAACCACCTTATTCACCGCATTCAGCTTTATTGCCTCCTTGGGCATGCCGAAGACAACACAGGAGGCTTCATCCTGGGCGATGTTGTATGCGCCTGCCTCCTTCATCTCCAGCATCCCCTTTGCCCCGTCATTCTCACGGCCGCCTCGTTGCAATCGATAAACTTATCTTCATAAATCAAAAACACAGGATCCAGAGATTTTTCGAAGAGCAGGTGAAACTTATTCTCGCTTTCTTTTAACAGCTCTTCCGCACGCCTTCGTTCGGTGATATCTTCATTTGTCCCTTCATAATAGAGTATAGTGCCATCAGGATCGCGAACGGTATGGGCATTGATGGAT from Pseudomonadota bacterium encodes:
- a CDS encoding methyl-accepting chemotaxis protein, with product MKSLSLRKKFTIFSSIVVIVSIVVTAFTCLWQVRGDMSRQAGVALDEEVKVFWELLLSKDGGLSNSTSSLEERIKATNISIQDNKLLMGFYGLNDDAQLVDKMGEVFRGSAGIYMNDTLISTNMVNKDGKRITGMKLSAPVCDMVIKNGKPFRGTLDIDGISYFTAYEPLKNKEGLVIGALYIGIPKSHYFAAFNRIVLVICGISVILILLTSLFIYTYTKRTLGPLKYLVKSANKLAEGDLSMEIIVERQDEVGQLLGAMKNMIERWREVVKDVQSASQGFAAKGQELNESAGQMSHRAKDQATRSTQVAASAEETSRTVADVAKNVGSIATYTADTVTVAKGGEEIVRKAVAEVQEIASTVEGLGRLIVSLGDRSKHIGNIIGVIDDIADQTNLLALNAAIEAARAGEQGRGFAVVADEVRKLAERTAKATSEIGETIKAIQEEMTGAVNSMKGVSEKVGTGVTFSAQSGDALTAIVTKANELELMVEQIASATEQMSSTTETIAKDIEEIALISEETSKSSEETNGIANRLLELSMELQKTVSGFRFSSQEIT